In the genome of Arachis hypogaea cultivar Tifrunner chromosome 9, arahy.Tifrunner.gnm2.J5K5, whole genome shotgun sequence, the window ttatttaaaaatagtaaatctacaaaaaataatcgtaatatataaattgaggcaataatttaaaattctataattataatttaatcaaatactaatagtaaaaccaaattacctaaacaatattgaacctattctagtccttagtcacgtatagtatagaatcattcttgtaacgacaaccaactgaaataatatcgtaagtttcaatatttagaattcgtgcaaaatcagaccatcctcttattagataagcttcatcatccgctatccatgcaatgcgGCAAGGTATAAAATTGTCACACCGAGAAACCAAACTAACTCTTATtcccctcaatggcattgcatgcatgcaaaagaaagctggtaatttctgaaaaaaatcaaaatatgttaaaaaattattctaataatgaacagcttaaactaaaaaaatttaaatatattaccaatagTTGAAATTGCATATCTGAATTTGTCACGAATTTAGAAAAATTGAACTGAAACTGAGGGAATTCAATttcattatgtgctccacttcgaAGATTTTCAGGCAGACATAAAAAGcatggaggggatggaacttgaacttgtCCTATAAGGTTTCGTGGATacaattcctcaataaaaaatcgagctcctcctaagaaatctaactttaaccacaTTCTATTGGAttggtcataataggtgagtagatccaaccattCTATGGTAAAGTAGAGACTATTGCCTCTTCTTTGAACACTTATATTCATGTAGTTGGAAcccgaatcagtgaagacaactcgatgaggtatttcatggatgtgatgcattgtaaatgattgtgacaaaagacaatcgaactggaacattagacgataagaataacttagagtaacaacaaataaaaaattatcaaaagaataatataatagaatgagtatatgaaaaatattataaaaaattataaattgtaccttaaaaggatcaacttcaataaaaaacgaagaatacattcttattctatgaagtagtaaaaaaaacactaaatataaaattatgaattgactctcaaatttagattcatgtatcacagaaaaacaatatatatagactttagtaaaataaaaataaatatgtaaattacctattattaaggtaattttttaataatgcattaaattttgatttgatacaactataatgaagatatgtttctaaattagtataattatatattattcattaaatattaattacaatataattatattaaagatattttttataaaataatttaaaaaattatttgatatacgtgaatcgggtaacaaaatttttttattattattattactattattgattattgataagtagtttaatagtgcattaaatattgatttgatacaattataatgaagatatgttgctaaattagtataattatatattattcatttagtattaattataatataattacaataaaataatttaaaatagaaaatttttttattcattttggaggaaaaacagagGCATGAGAAATCGACACGTCGCCTTTAATAATTAGagaaaaacccaattttagtatattaagtagatttgtTGTCCTATGCTCTTTCTATAAATGCCAAATATGCAATTCTAATTGCATTGTTGtcctttataaattataataatgattGTACCATAATTTGATTCCAATAATTTGTTTCCAACAATCAAATCAGATATGACTCTTTCCTCCTTTACCTCTGAGAGTATTAcactctttatttttttcaagTGCATTAGCATTATCCTCAAATGAatctttatatatttatgtatatctaTTTTGTATtgcaacatatattttatataagtgGTTGATTTAATaagtaattttaatatatatttaggtTGATTTTTATTAAGCGAACAATCTAAATcatcatattataattttatattttacatatttaatttatttttaaagatttggaactctttaaaagaaaattataaatgaaGACTATAATATTGTCTCAACAAATCTATGTTATCCAAGAATTTCAAACATTTCTTTATTTCCCacaagagataaaaaattaaaaacaaagcaataaaataaacatgacgtatgtaaaaaattataatttaaaaaaagaaaacactaGATTTTAATAGTTCATCTGCATCTTTCATTTCATAATATATGTTTTTTcgattattaattttacatttttttcttttatgtttcttCTTCCCTTTGGATTTAGCACTATACTTCTTTCCCCTACTTGATCTTGAAATTAATCCTTTATACAGTAATCTTTGACTTTTGATACTTTTCCATATAGCATCTATGTCCTCCCAATTTGCTGCATCCAAATTTTCTGTCTCTctatatcttttttctttctcgtCCCGCTTCTCGCATCGTTACTTATATGCTGCAACACTATATTCGGTTTCATAACTTAGTCCCCAAAATTGAAAGCCATCAAGAGGTGCATCTGGATTTCTAAAATCTTTTAATCCCCCCCAACTCGACTTCTAGACACATACGTAAATCCAAAGATTCAAGATGAGGACAACCATCAAGAATGGCACTCAAGCCACTATTGTCGAAATAGTTATCAACAAGTTGGAGATGGCGTAAATTGGACATATTTTGTGCAATAGCAAATGCTTCTTTGTTACCGCCATCATTATTAAACTTGAATGATTTCAGAAGAGGACAACTTCGGCCTATTACTTCTAAAGCAATACTAGATACATAGGGACAAAGGATAATATCAAGTTCCTCCAACAATGAAAGTTTTTCAGCCATCTCACATAATCCTTCGTCTGAAATTTCATAGAAACATTGAACAAGTCGCAGGCGTCTCAATTTATAACATCCCCTGTTAAAAATCACCATACAAATTAAACTGTTAGTAACATAACAATAATATGTATTATCTGAGCTTCACTTAGAGAAGTAACAAGATATATACTATGCTTTACATAGcataaattctaacaactatcTTCATGGTTAAGCAACATATAAGTGTGGTGTAAGTAAAATTGACACTGCAACAAAAATAAGGTGACTGCTTCATGAGATTAAAACTTGTTTATAATAATTATGACACTTCAAACATGTGTGAACGTCcttaattttcaatatatatcTTGTTCTTCATCCATGCAGTAGTTAATAATAAATGTTGAATTCATAAAGCTTGTAACAATTTTCAACAATTATAATTCAACTTCAATTCTTCAACTCGATTATAAATTATTGATGAGCTTAGTATAATTACCAATACTATACAAACATCACAGTAAAAATCATATGCCaataaatgaaaaatgaaaaacttTGAACTTACGAGTCAATTATGTATCTGAGGAGATCATCGGTACCAAAATACTCGATACTTATGTCTTCCAACTGGCCACAGCTACGATCAATTGCATGGCGGCACATCTTCTCCAATTTATAGTCCACCGAATTGCGAATCCCAAGATCGCACATGTTGATGGTGCGCCACATGAGCGGATCCATGCAGATGCTCCACCATTGACGGCACACCCGCTGGACGCTAGCCAAGATGTCAACCGTGGAAAGCCTCGAGAAGATCATCAAAGTTAGGTCGTTCGGAAGACCAAGCCAGTTTCTCCCGGCGGTTTTGTGTTTGCGGCTGCGCTTGATAGTCCATCTAGCCATTGGATGAGTAAGGAATTGAATTTGTGGGTTGTTAGGGTTGGAGTGAAAACAAAAGCCTTTTAAATAACATGTGAGTGATTAGAATCCCTAATTTAATTGCGTGGGATGCAAGTCATTAAtatttattttcctattcttttctttgaattttttataagtttaattttgatgttatGATATTATTTTACATTACTGTTCAATCATATCTGTTTCTTTAAATAACAACtcttttttactaaagataagagattcgaacccgcaacctcttaattgagtatgagaagactatgtcatttgagctattactcattgactTCTTTAAATAACCATTTACGTATTAATTATtcaaagttattatttttattgacatagtgatacataattaaatatttgtgtaaaattatatattaaaattaaatttatttttaatgctttaACGTGTGTTCACGagttttgaaatattttgaaggaaaaaaaagatttcaaaagtgtaaaagcagttcataaattttattatttaaaaagtaaatatgttaaaactttttttatttttttaaatccctTCGAAACTCCTTATTTTTAAGGTTCTTAAAATTggagattttatttaatttttaattaaatttattattttatctttaactTAAATCTAATATGTTATTATAAGTAATTAAAGaatgaaattataaaaattatatataataaatattttataatttttaacctATTTTAAACCAATAAGAcggattttaaaattatttgtaacTCTTGGACAggattatttaataaatattttatatgtttgTAATTCTTGGAcatgattatttaattttttttgtgcaaGAAAACTACAACAGGAATAGACACATAAACAACATAAAGAGTAGAGTGGCTATGTCTCAACTTAGGtgctgaaaaataaaaatcactAATACTATTGTAATAGAGGTCTAAAACAGTTTTTGAATCAACTTCGAACTAAATCTTATTAAGTCCACAATCAGAAGTCAAATAAGAATATAGACTTGATTAAACCTATATTTTACAGAAACTTAAAACTTGTATAAAAAACAATTAAGgtggaaattcaggtgcagtcgacttcaagTAAAGTTATATCTAAGAGTCGTTAGATAATccgactgatttgactaaattttcatctaacgactctaaGGTATTAACTTtatgtgaagtcgacttcacttgagttttcacctaataataataagaataataataagaataagaataataaaGTAGAAAGAATATAGTTTGAGTTGGATGTAAATTTTGAAGTAGGTTTTGGTATTGGTGTCACTAATTGTGCATCACTTCTTGTCTTCAATAACCCCTCCACCTCGACTATGTCACATTCGTGTAAATCCAGATATTCAAGATGAGGACAACCATTAAGAATGGCTCTCGAGCCACTATTATTGAAGTTGCTTGGAACAAGTTGGAGATGGCGCAAGTTGGACATATTTTGTGCAATAGCAAATTCTTCTCCAGTATTGTTACGATTGTAGTTAAACTTCAATGATTTTAGAAGAGGACAACCTCGGCCAATTGCCTCTAAAGCAATACTAGATACATTGAGACAAAGGGTAATCTCAAGTTCCTCTAACAATGGAAGCTTTTCAGCCATCTTACATAATCCTTTGTCTGAAATTTGATTCAAGCATTGAACAAGTCGCAGACGTCGCAATTTATGACATCCCCTGTTAGAAATCACCATACAAACTTAATGGTTAAGCAAAATATAATAAGGTGTCTTCTTCATGAGATTAAAACTTGTTTATAATAATTATGACACTTCTTCAATCATGTGTGAAAATCCTTTAATTTCAATATATATCTTGTTCATTacatcttattcttaatattccTTCCAACTCAAGTTCTGGACACATACGTAAATCTAAAGATTCAAGTTGAAGACAACCATCAAGAATGGCACTCAAGCCACTATTGTCGAGATGGTTATCAACAAGTTGGAGATGGCGTAAATTGGACATATTTTGTGCAATAACAAATGCTTCTTTGTTACCGTCACATTGTTAAATTTGAATGATTTCAGAAGAGGACAACTTCGGCCTATTACTTCTAAAGCAATACTAGATACACAGGGACAAAGGCTAATATCAAGTTCCTCCAACAATGAAAACTTTTCAGCCATCTCACATAATCCTTTATCTGAAATTTCATAGAAGCATTGAACAAGTCGCGGGCGTCGCAATTTATAACATCCCCTATTAAAAATTACCATATAAATTAAACTGTTAGTTTTTAAATCCACAAATAATTTGTCCAGGTCATTTATTCAGACAATTCAACAACAATACAccataatcataataatatacCAGCAAGATACACAAAACACAACAATAATATGTATTATCTGAGCTTCACTTAGAGAAGTAACAACATATACTATCCTTTACATAGCATAAATTCTAACTACTATCTTCATGGTTAAGCAACATATGAGTGTGGTGTAAGTAAAATTGACACTGCAACAAAAATAAGGTGACTGCTTCATGAGATTAAAACTTGTTTACGATAAGGTAAAATTCAGGTGgaatcgacttcacgtgaaattgatatcTGAGAGTCATTAGAGAGCTAtgagatgatttgactgatttgactaaattttcatccaatAATTACATACTTCAAACATGTGTGAACGTcctttattttcaatgtatatgttATTCTTCATCCATGCAGTAGTTAATAATAAATGTTGAATTCATAAAGCTTGTAACAATTTTCAACAATTATAATTCAACTTCAATTCTTCAACTCGATTATAAATTATTGATGAGCTTAGTATAATTACCAATACTATACAAACATCACAGTAAAAATCATATGCCAATAAATgttaaaaagtaattttatacaatgaaaaatgaaaaacttTGAACTTACGAGTCAATTATGTATTTGAGGAGATCATCGGTACCAAAATACTCGATACTTATGTCTTCCAACTGGCCACAGCTACGATCGATTGCACGGCGGCACATCTTCTCCAATTTATAGTCCACCGAATTGCGAATCCCAAGATCGCACATGTTGATGGTGCGCCACAAGAGCGGATCCATGCAGATGCTCCACCATTGACGGCACACCTGCTGGACGCTAACCAAGATGTCAACCGTGGAAAGCCTCGAGAAGATCATCAAAGTTAGGTCGTTCGGAAGACCAAGCCAGTTTCTCCCGGCGGTTTTGCGTTTGCGGCTGCGCTTGATAGTCCATCTGGCCATTGGATGAGTAAGGAATTGAATTTGTGGGTTGTTAGTGTTGGAGTGAAAACAAAAGCTTTTTAAATAACATGTGAGTGATTAGAATCCCTATTTTAATTGCGTGGGATGCAAGTCATTAATATTTATTTTCCTATTCCTTCCTTTGAAACCGTCCTCTCCTATGATGAAGCCTCAACTTTCTTATATCTCATCTCTTGAAATATGTGGCCAGTTATTAGGTATTAATTGAGTACTTCAAATGCATATAGATATAGTAAGATGATTTAGTTTGTTCCAAATTTAAAGAAATTGTTGATATGttgtttttttttaactattcttttataaatttaattttgatgttatgatatttaatattttacattTCCATTCAATCATATCTGTTTCTTTAAATAACCATTTACGTGTTGattattcaaaattattatttttactgacatagtaatacataattaaatatttgtgtaaaattatatattaaaattaaatttattttttatgctttAACGTGTGTTCACGagttttgaaatattttgaaggaaaaaaaaaagatttcaaaaatgtaaaagcagttcataaattttattatttaaaaagtaaatatgttaaaactttttttagtttttcaaatcCCTTCAAAACTCCTTATTTTTTAGGTTCTTAAAATTggagattttatttaatttttaattaaatttatttttttatctttaacttAAATCTAATATGTTATTATAAGTAATTAAAGaatgaaattataaaaattatatataataaatattttatatttttaacctaTTTTAAACCAATAAGACAAAGACAGATTTTAAAATTACTAAGTTCTTcaattatctttaatttctatattctatatttataattaaattacaaAATCAACATCAAATTTGTTGAATAATGGGCAAACTCATCTGAGCTTTTTAccgatttcaaatttaattttttgagatgaaaaaaaatttgtttagtgAAAAACACTTgcaatccttattttatttgttgTGCTTTCTCTTTCTATAAATGTCAAATATGCAATTCTAATTCCATTGTTGTCctttataaattataatgattGTACCATAATTTGATTCCAAAAATTTCTTTCCAACAATCAAATCAGCTATGATTATTTCCTCCTTTGCCTCTAATAGCAATTCACATATTATGCTAATGCTAATccactttttcttttccatatatttGCTTGATCTGATCTGTTATGCTTTCTATGTAGATTCCAAATAAATATAGTAACATCATTTAATTTGTTTGAAATTTCATTAAAGGAACGAATTTTGCTGGCGTGTTTTACCTTTTAACCAATTTGTTGACGGGTTCTGAAACAGAAAATTTGTGGCACATGAACTTATTTATGAATATATCATTTTTCTTATTGTTTGTAACTCTTGGAcatgattatttaattttttttgtgcaaGAAAACTACAACAGGAATAGACACATAAACAACATAAAGAGTAGAGTGGCTATGTCTCAACTTAGAGGtgctgaaaaataaaaatcactAATACTATTGTAATAGAGGTCTAAAACAGTTTTTGAATCAACTTCAAACTAAATCTTATTATGTCCACAATCAGAAGTCAAATAAGAATATAGACTTGATTAAACCTATATTTTACAGAAACTTAAAACTTGTATAAAAAACAATTAAGgtggaaattcaggtgcagtcgacttcaagTAAAGTTATATctaagagtcgttagatgatctgactgatttgactaaattttcatctaacgactctaaGGTATTAACTTAATGTGAAGTCGAGTTCACTTGAGTTTTtacctaataataataagaataataataagaatgaGAATAATAAAGTAGAAAGAATATAGTTTGAGTTCGATGTAAATTTTGAAGTAGGTTTTGGTATTGGTGTCACTAATTGTGCATCACTTCTTGTCTTCAATATCCCCTCCACCTCGACTATGTCACATTCGTGTAAATCCAGATATTCAAGATGAGGACAACCATTAAGAATGGCTCTCGAGCCACTATTATTGAAGCTGCTTGGAACAAGTTGGAGATGACGCAAGTTGGACATATTTTGCGCAATAGCAAATTCTTCCCCAGTATTGTTACGATTGTAGTTAAACTTCAATGATTTTAGAAGAGGACAACCTCGACCAATTGCCTCTAAAGCAATACCAGATACATTGAGACAAAGGGTAATTTCAAGTTCCTCCAACAATGGAAGCTTTTCAGCCATCTTATATAATCCTTTGTCTGAAATTTGATTCAAGCATTGAACAAGTCGCAGACGTCGCAATTTATGACATCCCCTATTAGAAATCACCATACAAACTTAATGGTTAAGCAACATATAATAAGTGTGGTGTAAAATTGACACTGCAACAAAAATAACGTGTCTTCTTCATGAGATTAAAACTTGTTTATAATAATTATGACACTTCTTCAATCATGTGTGAAAATCCTTTAATTTCAATATATATCTTGTTCTTCATCCATGCAGTTACTCGGTTATGTTTAATCATACGTACATACACTtgtctaattaataataaatgttgAATTCATAGAGCTTCTAACAATTTTTAACAATTATAATTCAACTTCAATTCTTCAACTCGATTATAAATTATTGATGAGCTTAGCATAATTACCAATAAAAATTATATGCCAATAAATGTTAAAAGAAATTTCAtacaatgaaaaatgaaaaatcttGAACTTACGAGTCAATTATGTATTTGAGGAGATCATCGGTGCCAAAATACTTGATACTTATGTCTTCTAACTGGCCACAGCTACGATCAATTGCATGGCGGCACATCTTCTCCACCAATTTATATTCCACTGCATTGCGAATCCGAATGTCGCACATATTGACGGTTTGCCACATGAGCGGATCCATGCAGATTCTCCGCCATCTACGGCACACGAACTGAGCACTGGTTAAGATCTCGATTGCGGTAAGTTTCCCAATGATCATTACAGTGAGGTCGTCCGGAAGATGCAACAAGTTTAATTTCTTCGCAGCCTTGCAATATTGGATCTGACGTCCATTGCGATTTACAAAGTTCATAGGTAGGCAAATGAGGAATTAGGGTTTGAGTTAGTTGTGATTTTTAGGAATAGATTTTGGTGTTGGTATTGATATTGCCTCCAAGCCCCAATTATATATCTACGCGATTAGTATTTtgctaattaatttcttttttctttttctttttttttcttaatactGAATCTCTTTGCGTTTGACTCAAGCCTAAATATAGATATAACAGATAGACGAGTGCATAAATTACCGTGTTCTAATTCTAGACAACAGACgccaaaataaaactaataacaaTTAATAGTATCTTGTGGGATACTAGCTTAAatgtttaaattgatttttttttttaatatagtcTCACcactaaatttaaaataaacctAGGTTGTTAGACAATATAGTTCATAATTGAAGAAAAtctcaaataaaatatttgaaatggATTTAGTTCAACTTAGACGGAGTCGATGagatatttgtataatgtgtacaaggTGTACAATAGACTGTTTTTTAgcctaatataaattaaaaataaaagttatccacgaataataaatttaaaagctCTCATTCAATTATTTcacattaaatttaaaattttcaacactcaaagaaaaaaagacaaaaaagagGTATAATGATAATAACAGTAATCAttcttttttactaaaaatatattgtttttgatttacttgcttttgactttgttacttagattatttttttattagtttaatattgatgatgattaattataataagaaattaagaatACATAAAGAATACAAAAAgttaatcacaaaatattttttcagatttatattttcaaaatgaaTGAAAACATATgcgaaaaaatattaacaaaattttaagAGATTTATgcgaaaattaaaagaatgaaGCCACACACGATAATTCtcatttgaggtattttatactTCAACTCGTACGTGTATATTATTTCTCAGATATTCTACCTTATTATTAGActcttaattcaaaaaaataatatatttttatccaAATTTACTATAATTTGGATTgagtaattatataattatttaatgtcatgcatgaaaaatatttcaaataaacacattatatgtataataatatatgAGAGGTACCAATTTACCCTTTACTTtctaaagtttaattttaatacattgattgacaatataaaatataaaaattaatgtttattttttattttatatataaaattttttgaataattgaagatacaaattgttaatttttaaataattaaagataCAAATTATTAAAGACTGACAATTTTAGTATAGAAAAAGAATTGACTAATgttaattagtttaaatttaggcataaataacaaatttttatCACGTAAAATTTTTCATTGAcaataatttgaaataaataatttaaaagtacgtaaaaaaatgataaaaatattctTCTTATAAAGAACTTTATGTTGTAACTTCTTGGTGATTCTGTTTagagtttatgttcttatttattctgtccttattatttatggatagtttaaatatgattatttggaatattaggggtgcttctaataagttagcccgggtgcattgtaag includes:
- the LOC112709615 gene encoding putative F-box/LRR-repeat protein 9 — encoded protein: MNFVNRNGRQIQYCKAAKKLNLLHLPDDLTVMIIGKLTAIEILTSAQFVCRRWRRICMDPLMWQTVNMCDIRIRNAVEYKLVEKMCRHAIDRSCGQLEDISIKYFGTDDLLKYIIDSGCHKLRRLRLVQCLNQISDKGLYKMAEKLPLLEELEITLCLNVSGIALEAIGRGCPLLKSLKFNYNRNNTGEEFAIAQNMSNLRHLQLVPSSFNNSGSRAILNGCPHLEYLDLHECDIVEVEGILKTRSDAQLVTPIPKPTSKFTSNSNYILSTLLFSFLLLFLLLLGKNSSELDFTLS